Below is a genomic region from Pseudomonas frederiksbergensis.
CGGCCGCTTCGTCAGTACCGTCGCAGACAATCACCATGCCCGAGTGCTGGGAGAAGCCCATGCCGACGCCGCCGCCGTGGTGCAGGGAAACCCAGGTCGCGCCGCTCGCGGTGTTGAGCAAGGCGTTGAGCAGTGGCCAGTCGGACACGGCATCGGAACCGTCCTGCATGGATTCGGTTTCGCGGTTAGGGCTGGCCACCGAACCGGAGTCCAGGTGGTCGCGACCGATCACGATCGGGGCGGACAGCTCGCCGCTGCGGACCATTTCGTTGAACGCCAGACCCAGCTTGGCGCGCAGACCCAGGCCCACCCAGCAGATACGTGCCGGCAGACCCTGGAAGCTGATGCGCTCGCGCGCCATGTCCAGCCAGTTGTGCAGATGAGCGTCGTCCGGAATCAGCTCTTTGACCTTGGCGTCGGTTTTGTAGATGTCTTCAGCGTTGCCCGACAGCGCAGCCCAACGGAACGGACCGATACCGCGGCAGAACAGCGGACGGATGTAAGCCGGTACGAAGCCTGGGAAGTCGAATGCGTTCTCGACGCCTTCTTCTTGCGCCATCTGACGGATGTTGTTGCCGTAGTCGAAGGTCGGGATCCCCATTTTCTGGAAGTCGAGCATGGCTTTGACGTGCACGGCCATCGATTGCTTGGCGGCTTTGACCACAGCAGCCGGCTCGGTCTTGGCGCGAGCGCGGTATTCGTCCCAGGTCCAGCCGGCCGGCAGGTAACCGTTGAGTGGGTCGTGGGCGCTGGTCTGGTCGGTGACCATGTCCGGGCGCACGCCGCGCTTGACCAGTTCAGGCAGGATTTCAGCCGCGTTGCCAAGCAGGGCGATGGAAATCGCTTTGCCTTCCTTGGTGTATTTGGCGATACGCGCCAGAGCGTCGTCGAGGTCTTTGGCTTGCTCATCGACATAACGGCTGTTCAAACGGAAATCGATGCTCACTTGTTGGCATTCGATGTTCAGCGAGCACGCGCCGGCCAGGGTTGCGGCCAGTGGTTGAGCGCCGCCCATGCCGCCCAGACCGGCAGTCAGGACCCAGCGACCGGTGAGGTTGTCGTTGTAGTGTTGGCGACCGGCCTCAACGAACGTTTCGTAGGTGCCCTGAACGATGCCCTGGCTGCCGATGTAGATCCAGCTGCCGGCAGTCATCTGGCCGTACATGGCCAGGCCTTTGGCGTCCAGTTCGTTGAAGTGCTCCCAGCTCGCCCAGTGTGGCACCAGGTTGGAGTTGGCGATCAGCACGCGTGGCGCGTTGCTGTGCGTCTTGAAGACGCCGACCGGCTTGCCGGATTGCACCAGCAGGGTTTCGTCGTCATTCAGGTTGGTCAGGCTCTCGACGATCTTGTCGTAGCATTCCCAGTTACGTGCCGCGCGACCGATACCGCCGTAAACCACCAGTTCTTTAGGGTTCTCGGCAACTTCCGGGTCGAGGTTGTTCATCAACATGCGCAGCGGCGCTTCGGTCAGCCAGCTCTTGGCGGTCAGCTTGTTGCCGCGGGCAGCACGGATTTCAACGTCACGGTGCTTAGTAAAAGTGACGGGGGTCGGTTTCTGGGTATTGTCAGTCACGAAAAGAACTCCTCAGCAATCAATCCAAACCAGCCCAGACAGTGGGCGAGCAAGCCAATGCGCGAACGGTGCACATCGGCGAATCAGTGGACGATGGTCGAGTCTTCGTGACTCA
It encodes:
- the hutU gene encoding urocanate hydratase, which translates into the protein MTDNTQKPTPVTFTKHRDVEIRAARGNKLTAKSWLTEAPLRMLMNNLDPEVAENPKELVVYGGIGRAARNWECYDKIVESLTNLNDDETLLVQSGKPVGVFKTHSNAPRVLIANSNLVPHWASWEHFNELDAKGLAMYGQMTAGSWIYIGSQGIVQGTYETFVEAGRQHYNDNLTGRWVLTAGLGGMGGAQPLAATLAGACSLNIECQQVSIDFRLNSRYVDEQAKDLDDALARIAKYTKEGKAISIALLGNAAEILPELVKRGVRPDMVTDQTSAHDPLNGYLPAGWTWDEYRARAKTEPAAVVKAAKQSMAVHVKAMLDFQKMGIPTFDYGNNIRQMAQEEGVENAFDFPGFVPAYIRPLFCRGIGPFRWAALSGNAEDIYKTDAKVKELIPDDAHLHNWLDMARERISFQGLPARICWVGLGLRAKLGLAFNEMVRSGELSAPIVIGRDHLDSGSVASPNRETESMQDGSDAVSDWPLLNALLNTASGATWVSLHHGGGVGMGFSQHSGMVIVCDGTDEAAERIARVLHNDPATGVMRHADAGYQIAIDCANEQGLNLPMITGK